Genomic window (Fluviispira vulneris):
ACGAAAACATTCATAATATAAAATCAGTTCACAACCAAAAACAAAAAAGTGTTTTCGAAATAATTTCGCAAACCTATCAAGACATTGAGAATATAATACAAAATATATCAAATAAAAATAATATTTCTCACTACAATTACACCTTGAATGATATTGATCTATCGCAAAATGAAAAAGAAAATTTAGAAAAAGACTTAAAAAATTACCATCATTTATTAACTGAAAATTTAAAAAGCAATGAAATAAACCTCAAAATCAAACCATTTACTTTTTCTATAAGCAATGAAATTAATGAAAAGATATATGCTCTTGGACTACTTGCTTTAGACATTTTATCTAAAGATCCAGATTATAATATTATTCATGCTCATGATTGGATGAGTTTCACCGCAATAGATATGCTCAATTCCAAATATGATATTCCTGTAGTCGCACATATTCATTCCACTGAAATCGATCGAGCTGGAGATATTCACAATAACCGCCGCATCCTTGCAATCGAAAAAAAAGGTCTCGAAAATGCCGACATGATCATAGCGGTTTCAAATTACACAAAGAATGTAATTATCGAAAAGTTTGGGATCATGCACAAAAAAATAAAAGTCGTATACAATGCCAACAATGATCAACATATTACTCTTATAAAAAAGACTGAAAAGTCAATTGAACACAAATCAAATAAACAAACTGTTACTTTTGTTGGCCGAATCACCTTTCAAAAAGGCCCGTCATATTTTG
Coding sequences:
- a CDS encoding glycosyltransferase family 4 protein, which gives rise to MKILMLGWEYPPMISGGLATATEGLINGLISLGHKVTLVLPYFPHSVKIKGLKIVSPENPYILDEEIDENIHNIKSVHNQKQKSVFEIISQTYQDIENIIQNISNKNNISHYNYTLNDIDLSQNEKENLEKDLKNYHHLLTENLKSNEINLKIKPFTFSISNEINEKIYALGLLALDILSKDPDYNIIHAHDWMSFTAIDMLNSKYDIPVVAHIHSTEIDRAGDIHNNRRILAIEKKGLENADMIIAVSNYTKNVIIEKFGIMHKKIKVVYNANNDQHITLIKKTEKSIEHKSNKQTVTFVGRITFQKGPSYFVFAAQKVLKINPNVIFKVVGTGDLLPSMKQLIWELGIDKNFIFSGFLNAEGVQNVLNDSSLFVMPSVSEPFGIVALEAIAKNIPVIISKQSGVSEVLNHAMKVDFWDTDLMADRILSILKYKPIRNELVENSLKDLSHRTWKHSAQTLINAYSDFH